The following coding sequences lie in one Dehalococcoidales bacterium genomic window:
- the panC gene encoding pantoate--beta-alanine ligase, with translation MELAETIAGMRPIRQHLVGPVGFVPTMGYLHDGHLALVKRAKTENTSVVVSIFVNPTQFGPQEDLASYPRDTQRDLALLEKEKTDVVFMPSADEMYPPGAETWVEVTGITKRLEGASRPTHFRGVTTVVAKLFNIVQPDRAYFGQKDAQQVTVIRKMVVDLNMPLEIIPCPTVRESDGLAMSSRNTYLSPRERRAAVVLNQALRLTRESWAHGEKDTEKLRRLITDLIRQQPLAAIDYVSIADAETLEELNEVKPSALVSLAVKIGNTRLIDNVVLE, from the coding sequence ATGGAACTCGCTGAGACCATCGCCGGTATGCGCCCGATAAGGCAGCACCTCGTCGGCCCGGTGGGTTTCGTGCCCACCATGGGCTACCTCCATGACGGTCACCTGGCACTGGTGAAACGGGCCAAGACGGAAAATACCTCTGTGGTCGTCAGCATCTTTGTCAATCCGACCCAGTTCGGGCCTCAGGAAGACCTGGCCAGCTATCCCCGCGATACGCAGCGTGATTTAGCATTGCTGGAGAAAGAAAAGACCGATGTTGTCTTCATGCCTTCAGCGGATGAGATGTACCCCCCGGGGGCTGAGACCTGGGTGGAAGTAACCGGGATCACCAAAAGGTTGGAAGGCGCTTCCCGCCCTACGCATTTCCGGGGGGTCACTACTGTCGTCGCCAAGCTATTCAACATCGTCCAGCCGGACCGGGCTTACTTCGGGCAGAAAGACGCCCAGCAGGTAACAGTAATCAGAAAGATGGTGGTTGACCTGAATATGCCCCTGGAAATAATCCCCTGCCCTACCGTCAGAGAGAGTGACGGCCTGGCGATGAGCAGCCGTAACACCTACCTTAGTCCCAGGGAGCGCCGGGCAGCGGTCGTCCTCAATCAGGCGCTCCGGCTGACCCGGGAGTCATGGGCACACGGAGAAAAAGACACAGAAAAGCTGCGGCGGTTGATAACAGACCTGATCCGGCAGCAACCCCTGGCGGCGATTGACTATGTCAGCATCGCCGATGCGGAGACACTGGAAGAACTGAACGAAGTCAAGCCTTCGGCACTGGTATCCCTGGCGGTTAAGATAGGCAATACCCGGCTGATTGACAATGTAGTGCTGGAATGA